The Pelodiscus sinensis isolate JC-2024 chromosome 26, ASM4963464v1, whole genome shotgun sequence genome contains a region encoding:
- the HTR3A gene encoding 5-hydroxytryptamine receptor 3A has protein sequence MPPLMEYNNLLSPCAISKLTSSHPSVLGFMRQLFLSEGRIEGREKGESWGSRKGEPAEENQKTQSYVWSRWEEEQRKTATLWIKAMTSSVPWAFLALLLFTFKFQSEASRKGNKTTWNGTKPALLQLSDYLLTHYKKGVRPVQDWRRTTNVAIDVMVYAILSVDEKNQVLTTYIWYQQHWIDEFLRWNPEDFDNITQLSLPTESIWVPDILINEFVDMGKSPDIPYVYVRSHGEVKNLKPIQVVTACSLDIYNFPFDVQNCSLTFTSWLHNIRDINISLWRQPELVKFDKSVFMNQGEWELLYVLSQFQEFSVEGSDSYAEMKFYVVIRRRPLFYAVNLLLPSIFLMVMDIVGFYLPPDSGERVSFKITLLLGYSVFLIIVSDTLPATAIGTPLIGVYFVVCMALLVISLTETILIVRLVHKQDLQPHVPDWVKRLVLERATILLCIRNRKKFYPSRTQSSEISRRPEDDDSTDKQNHYGCENLREFERAAGARPAPASPVPGESSPVADSILQEIAAIRQFLEKRDEFRDIAREWLQVGYVLDVLLFRAYLVAVLAYSITLGTLWSVWQYA, from the exons ATGCCACCCTTAATGGAATACAACAACCTTTTGTCCCCCTGTGCCATCTCCAAGCTCACCAGTTCTCATCCCTCGGTCCTTGGATTCATGCGTCAGCTGTTTCTCTCTG AGGGAAGGATAGAAGggcgggagaagggggagagttGGGGGAGTAGAAAAGGAGAGCCAGCGGAGGAAAACCAGAAGACTCAGTCCTACGTGTGGAGTCGTTGGGAAGAGGAGCAAAGAAAGACTGCGACCCTCTGGATCAAAGCCATGACATCGTCTGTTCCTTGGGCATTTCTTGCCCTGCTGCTGTTCACTTTCAAGTTTCAAAGTGAAG CCAGTCGGAAAGGGAACAAGACAACTTGGAACGGCACCAAGCCAGCCTTACTCCAGCTTTCCGACTACCTGCTGACTCATTACAAAAAGGGCGTCCGTCCAGTTCAGGACTGGAGAAGGACAACCAACGTAGCCATCGATGTCATGGTCTATGCCATCCTCAGCGTG GATGAAAAAAATCAGGTGCTGACAACCTACATCTGGTACCAGCAG CACTGGATTGACGAGTTTCTCAGGTGGAACCCAGAGGACTTTGATAACATCACCCAGCTGTCCCTCCCCACTGAGAGCATCTGGGTGCCGGACATCCTCATCAATGAGTT CGTGGACATGGGCAAGTCCCCGGACATCCCGTACGTCTATGTCCGCTCCCATGGGGAGGTCAAGAACCTCAAGCCCATCCAGGTGGTGACTGCCTGCAGCCTGGACATCTACAACTTCCCCTTCGACGTGCAGAACTGCTCGCTCACCTTCACCAGCTGGCTGCACAACA TCCGTGACATCAACATCTCCCTGTGGCGGCAGCCCGAGCTGGTGAAATTCGACAAGAGCGTCTTCATGAACCAGGGCGAGTGGGAGCTCCTCTATGTACTCAGCCAGTTCCAGGAGTTCAGTGTGGAGGGCAGTGACAGCTACGCCGAGATGAAGTTCTAC GTGGTCATCCGGAGACGCCCCCTCTTCTACGCCGTCAACCTGCTGCTTCCCAGCATCTTCCTGATGGTCATGGACATCGTGGGGTTCTACCTGCCGCCTGACAGTGGCGAGAGGGTCTCCTTCAAGATCACCCTGCTGCTGGGCTATTCCGTCTTCCTGATCATCGTGTCAGACACGCTGCCGGCCACGGCCATCGGGACCCCGCTGATAG GCGTCTATTTTGTCGTGTGCATGGCCTTGCTGGTCATCAGCCTGACGGAGACCATCCTGATCGTGCGCCTGGTCCACAAGCAGGACCTGCAGCCTCACGTGCCCGACTGGGTCAAGCGCCTGGTGTTGGAACGAGCCACCATCCTGCTCTGCATCCGGAACAGGAAGAAATTCTACCCCAGCAGGACCCAGAGTTCCGAGATCAGCCGGCGCCCGGAGGACGACGACAGCACAG ACAAGCAGAACCACTACGGCTGCGAGAATCTCCGTGAGTTCGAGAGGGCGGCGGGCGCAAGGCCGGCGCCGGCCTCCCCGGTGCCAGGAGAGAGCTCCCCGGTGGCGGACAGCATCCTGCAGGAGATCGCGGCCATCCGCCAGTTCCTGGAGAAGCGTGACGAGTTCCGGGACATCGCCCGCGAGTGGCTGCAAGTGGGCTACGTGCTGGACGTGCTGCTCTTCCGGGCGTACCTGGTGGCCGTGCTGGCCTACAGCATCACGCTGGGCACCCTCTGGTCTGTCTGGCAGTATGCATGA